A single genomic interval of Hafnia alvei harbors:
- a CDS encoding Slp family lipoprotein, with amino-acid sequence MPSMQWVRRLVSVAIVCSPLLLSGCVTIPDSIKGTSATPQQNFVAVHNAPDLYVGQESRFGGTVVNVINQKDATMLEIAVMPLDDTARPILNQPSVGRLIAKSATFLDPVDFKGQLVTVVGPLTGSVEGKIGKTPYTFVTMDVQGYQRWRVTQEIVMPPQPFGPWDYGYGAYGRGGFWGPGFGPGWGWYNPGPARVQSVVTEN; translated from the coding sequence ATGCCTTCAATGCAATGGGTTCGTCGGTTAGTCAGCGTGGCGATCGTTTGTAGCCCGCTGTTGTTGTCTGGGTGTGTGACAATCCCGGACTCAATCAAAGGCACGTCGGCAACGCCGCAGCAGAATTTCGTTGCGGTTCATAACGCGCCGGATCTTTATGTCGGGCAAGAGTCTCGCTTTGGCGGCACCGTGGTTAACGTGATTAACCAAAAAGACGCCACGATGTTAGAGATAGCGGTGATGCCATTGGATGACACCGCGAGGCCAATCCTGAATCAGCCTTCGGTTGGGCGTTTGATTGCCAAGAGCGCAACATTCTTGGATCCGGTTGATTTCAAAGGTCAGCTCGTGACGGTCGTCGGACCGCTTACCGGCAGCGTCGAAGGCAAAATCGGTAAGACGCCGTATACCTTTGTCACGATGGACGTGCAGGGCTATCAGCGCTGGCGTGTCACTCAGGAAATCGTGATGCCGCCACAGCCGTTTGGGCCGTGGGATTATGGTTATGGTGCCTACGGTCGCGGTGGCTTCTGGGGGCCAGGCTTTGGTCCCGGCTGGGGTTGGTATAACCCAGGTCCAGCCAGAGTGCAAAGTGTTGTAACAGAGAATTAA
- the minC gene encoding septum site-determining protein MinC translates to MSQSPIELKGSSFTLSVVHLHNSQPEVIREALIEKVEQAPAFLKNAPVVINIANVSEGASWQKLQQAITEAGLHVIGVSGCTDEGLKRAVTRAGLPLLSEGKGIKKSAPVALPEPPAPVKTRIVSTPVRSGQQIYARDCDLIVTGSVSAGAEVIADGNIHIYGMMRGRALAGASGDTSSQIFCAHLAAELVSIAGQYWLSDQIPEAFYGQAARLNLSDSALTIQPLF, encoded by the coding sequence ATGTCACAATCGCCAATAGAACTAAAAGGCAGCAGTTTTACCCTTTCGGTTGTTCATTTGCATAATTCGCAACCGGAGGTAATACGTGAGGCATTAATCGAAAAAGTTGAGCAAGCGCCCGCTTTTTTGAAAAATGCCCCTGTTGTTATTAATATTGCTAACGTCTCTGAAGGCGCAAGCTGGCAGAAATTACAACAGGCCATTACCGAAGCTGGGCTGCATGTCATTGGCGTAAGTGGTTGCACCGATGAAGGGCTTAAACGTGCTGTAACGCGTGCAGGCTTGCCTTTGCTAAGTGAAGGGAAAGGTATTAAGAAAAGTGCGCCCGTCGCGTTACCCGAGCCACCCGCACCGGTTAAAACCCGAATTGTGAGTACGCCGGTTCGGTCTGGACAGCAAATATATGCACGAGACTGTGATTTGATTGTCACCGGCAGCGTCAGCGCGGGTGCCGAGGTCATCGCCGATGGCAATATTCATATTTACGGCATGATGCGCGGCCGCGCCCTTGCCGGAGCCAGCGGGGATACATCCAGTCAGATTTTTTGTGCTCACCTTGCCGCTGAACTGGTGTCTATCGCCGGTCAGTACTGGTTGAGCGATCAAATCCCTGAAGCTTTTTATGGGCAAGCTGCCAGACTCAATTTGAGTGACAGTGCCTTAACTATACAACCTCTATTCTAG
- the minD gene encoding septum site-determining protein MinD yields the protein MARIIVVTSGKGGVGKTTSSAAIATGLAQKGKKTVVIDFDIGLRNLDLIMGCERRVVYDFVNVIQGDATLNQALIKDKRTENLYILPASQTRDKDALTHEGVEKVLNDLGEMDFDFIVCDSPAGIETGALMALYFADEAIITTNPEVSSVRDSDRILGILASKSRRAEKGDEPIKEHLLLTRYNPGRVSRGDMLSMEDVLDILRIPLVGVIPESPSVLRASNQGEPVILDKESDAGQAYQDMVDRLLGEERAFRFVEEEKKGFLKRLFGG from the coding sequence ATGGCACGCATTATTGTTGTTACATCCGGTAAAGGGGGCGTTGGTAAAACCACATCTAGCGCAGCCATCGCTACCGGTTTGGCCCAAAAAGGTAAAAAGACCGTTGTTATCGACTTTGATATCGGTCTGCGTAATCTAGACCTGATCATGGGCTGTGAGCGTCGTGTAGTGTATGATTTTGTTAACGTGATTCAGGGTGATGCCACTCTCAATCAGGCGTTAATCAAAGATAAACGTACAGAAAATCTCTACATTCTTCCAGCCTCACAAACTCGCGACAAAGACGCATTAACACACGAAGGCGTTGAGAAAGTCTTAAACGATCTCGGTGAGATGGACTTTGACTTCATCGTCTGTGATTCACCAGCAGGCATCGAAACCGGCGCATTAATGGCACTGTATTTCGCTGATGAAGCCATTATTACCACCAACCCAGAAGTATCGTCTGTACGTGACTCAGACCGTATCCTCGGTATTTTGGCGTCAAAATCTCGCCGTGCAGAGAAAGGCGATGAGCCTATCAAAGAGCATCTGCTGCTGACTCGCTACAACCCGGGCCGTGTGAGCCGTGGTGACATGCTGAGCATGGAAGACGTGCTGGATATCCTGCGCATCCCATTAGTTGGCGTGATCCCAGAAAGCCCATCCGTACTGCGCGCATCAAACCAAGGCGAACCTGTTATACTGGATAAAGAGTCAGACGCCGGTCAGGCTTACCAAGACATGGTCGATCGCTTACTGGGCGAAGAACGTGCATTCCGATTTGTTGAAGAAGAGAAAAAAGGCTTCCTGAAACGCCTGTTCGGGGGATAA
- the rnd gene encoding ribonuclease D, which produces MNYQLITTSSELKQVCEQASHHAYIALDTEFVRTRTYYPQLGLIQLFDGETLSLIDPLPITDWQPFVELLKNPDVTKLLHAGSEDLEVFIHDFQTLPTPMIDTQILAAFTGRPLSCGFAAMVNEYLQVELDKSESRTDWLARPLTERQCEYAAADVFYLLPLAHKLIAEVAEAGWTDAANDECLALCRRRQEVVDPALAYRDITNAWQLRTRQLACLQKLAEWRINQARQRDMAVNFVVREENLWQVARYLPTSQGELGELGLSGPEIRFHGKTLVAMVAESANIPESEWPQPVERLVDHSGYKHAFKELKAVVQNAAERSGLTAELIASRRQINALLSWHWQLKDEQPDLLQGWRANLLGEQVRAILATL; this is translated from the coding sequence TTGAATTATCAGTTAATTACTACCAGTAGCGAACTTAAGCAGGTTTGCGAGCAGGCAAGCCACCACGCTTACATTGCGCTAGATACCGAATTTGTTCGTACCCGCACTTACTATCCCCAGTTAGGCCTAATTCAGCTTTTTGATGGTGAAACACTGTCCTTGATCGATCCGTTGCCGATTACCGATTGGCAACCCTTTGTTGAACTGTTGAAAAACCCAGACGTCACCAAGCTACTGCATGCCGGTAGCGAAGATCTGGAGGTTTTTATCCATGATTTTCAGACGCTGCCAACGCCAATGATCGATACGCAGATTTTAGCTGCATTCACTGGTCGCCCGCTTTCCTGTGGTTTTGCCGCCATGGTGAATGAGTATTTGCAGGTTGAATTAGATAAAAGCGAGTCGCGTACTGACTGGCTGGCTCGTCCGCTGACTGAACGTCAGTGTGAATATGCTGCCGCTGATGTTTTCTATTTGCTGCCGCTAGCGCATAAGCTTATTGCGGAAGTGGCTGAGGCTGGCTGGACCGATGCCGCAAACGACGAGTGCTTGGCCCTGTGTCGTCGTCGTCAGGAAGTGGTGGATCCGGCATTAGCCTATCGTGATATTACCAACGCTTGGCAGCTGCGTACGCGTCAGCTAGCGTGTTTACAGAAACTGGCTGAGTGGCGTATTAATCAAGCTAGACAGCGTGACATGGCGGTTAATTTCGTGGTGCGTGAAGAGAACCTGTGGCAGGTTGCGCGTTATCTACCGACCTCTCAAGGCGAATTAGGCGAGCTGGGATTGAGCGGTCCTGAGATCCGTTTCCATGGCAAAACGCTGGTGGCAATGGTGGCTGAGTCTGCCAATATTCCTGAGTCTGAATGGCCACAGCCGGTTGAACGATTGGTTGATCACAGTGGCTATAAGCATGCGTTCAAGGAGTTAAAAGCCGTAGTACAAAACGCGGCTGAACGTAGTGGATTAACGGCAGAGCTGATTGCTTCGCGTAGACAAATAAACGCACTGCTAAGCTGGCACTGGCAGCTGAAAGACGAACAGCCTGACTTACTTCAGGGGTGGAGAGCAAATTTGCTTGGCGAGCAGGTAAGGGCCATTTTGGCTACGTTGTGA
- a CDS encoding YcgL domain-containing protein codes for MICTIYRSSKRDQTYLYVEKRDDFSSVPEELMKSFGQPQLAMMIDLENKKKLASADIEKVKRALKEQGYYLQLPPPPESLLKMHFEQTKKSSGE; via the coding sequence ATGATTTGTACCATTTACAGAAGTTCAAAACGCGATCAGACCTATCTTTATGTCGAAAAAAGAGACGATTTCTCATCGGTGCCTGAAGAACTGATGAAAAGTTTTGGCCAACCACAATTAGCCATGATGATCGATTTAGAGAATAAAAAGAAGCTGGCGTCTGCTGACATCGAAAAAGTCAAACGCGCCTTGAAAGAGCAAGGGTATTATTTACAACTGCCTCCGCCGCCTGAAAGTTTGCTAAAGATGCATTTCGAGCAAACTAAAAAATCTTCTGGTGAATGA
- a CDS encoding YcgN family cysteine cluster protein, which produces MTTLPFWQEKTLAEMSNDEWESLCDGCGQCCLHKLQDEDTDEIYFTNVACNLLNIKTCQCRHYERRFEYEEDCIKLTRENLETFEWLPPTCAYRMVHEGKDLPEWHPLKVGSKKAMHAERISVRYIAVRESEVNDWEDHIMNKPFWATNGSDS; this is translated from the coding sequence ATGACAACTCTCCCTTTCTGGCAAGAAAAAACATTAGCTGAAATGAGCAATGACGAATGGGAATCACTTTGTGATGGTTGTGGGCAGTGCTGCTTACATAAGCTTCAAGACGAAGATACCGACGAAATTTACTTCACTAACGTTGCATGCAACTTGCTCAATATCAAAACGTGCCAGTGTCGTCACTATGAGCGCCGCTTTGAGTATGAAGAAGACTGTATCAAGCTAACCCGCGAAAATCTGGAAACCTTCGAATGGCTTCCTCCTACCTGCGCCTATCGTATGGTGCATGAAGGAAAAGACTTGCCAGAGTGGCATCCCCTCAAAGTAGGCTCTAAAAAAGCGATGCACGCTGAGCGGATCTCGGTGCGCTACATTGCCGTGCGTGAAAGCGAAGTCAATGACTGGGAGGATCACATCATGAACAAACCCTTCTGGGCGACTAATGGGTCTGATTCGTAA
- the rluF gene encoding 23S rRNA pseudouridine(2604) synthase RluF gives MLTNSSTRLNKYISESGICSRRDADRYIEQGHVFINGKRAGIGDQVFAGDVVKVNGQLIEPRDADDLVLIALNKPVGIVSTTENGEKDNIVDYVNHSTRVFPIGRLDKDSQGIIFLTNHGDLVNKILRAGNDHEKEYLVTVNKPVTDEFIRGMGAGVPILGTVTKKCKVKKEAPFVFRITLVQGLNRQIRRMCEHFGYEVTKLERTRIMNVSLAGLPLGEWRDLTDDELIELFKSIEDSSSEAKPAKKAKPKAKPAVAKSAPAKGPKTAAKGAGDANSRKRFTQPGRKKKGR, from the coding sequence ATGCTGACCAACTCATCGACTCGTCTGAACAAATACATCAGTGAAAGTGGCATTTGCTCACGACGCGACGCCGATCGCTACATTGAGCAAGGGCATGTTTTTATCAACGGTAAACGTGCCGGAATTGGCGATCAGGTTTTCGCGGGTGACGTCGTGAAAGTTAATGGCCAATTGATTGAGCCCCGTGACGCCGACGATCTCGTACTCATCGCGCTCAATAAGCCTGTTGGCATCGTAAGCACCACGGAGAACGGCGAAAAAGATAATATCGTGGATTATGTCAACCACAGCACTCGTGTTTTCCCCATCGGTCGCTTAGACAAAGATTCACAGGGCATCATTTTCCTCACCAACCACGGCGATCTGGTGAATAAAATTCTGCGCGCCGGTAATGACCATGAAAAAGAGTATCTGGTCACCGTGAATAAACCGGTAACCGATGAATTTATTCGTGGCATGGGTGCGGGAGTACCGATTCTCGGTACGGTGACAAAAAAGTGCAAAGTGAAAAAAGAAGCGCCCTTTGTATTTCGTATCACTTTAGTTCAGGGCTTGAACCGCCAAATTCGCCGGATGTGTGAACATTTTGGCTACGAGGTCACCAAGCTCGAGCGCACGCGTATCATGAACGTCAGCCTAGCAGGCCTACCGTTGGGCGAATGGCGCGATTTAACCGACGATGAACTTATCGAACTGTTTAAGTCTATTGAAGACTCTTCTTCTGAAGCCAAACCGGCGAAAAAAGCCAAGCCGAAGGCAAAACCCGCGGTCGCTAAAAGCGCTCCGGCTAAAGGGCCAAAAACCGCCGCTAAAGGTGCAGGAGATGCGAATTCACGCAAGCGCTTTACCCAGCCCGGACGTAAGAAAAAAGGCCGTTAA
- the tsaB gene encoding tRNA (adenosine(37)-N6)-threonylcarbamoyltransferase complex dimerization subunit type 1 TsaB: MSTRILAIDTATEACSVALWNNGEKHALFEICPREHTQRILPMVQQVLAESGVTLSQLDALAFGRGPGSFTGVRIGIGIAQGLAMGAELPMIGVSTLSTMAQGAFRVTGATQVLAAIDARMGEVYWGQYQRQDNGVWVGESTEAVLTPDRAQQNIMALSGEWAHVGTGWGTYPDMASDTAIRLIDGQMLLPQAEDMLPLALADFALGKVTAVENAQPTYLRNEVTWKKLPGRE, translated from the coding sequence ATGTCCACGCGAATTTTAGCGATCGATACGGCAACAGAAGCCTGTTCTGTTGCACTCTGGAATAATGGCGAAAAACATGCGCTGTTTGAAATCTGTCCACGCGAGCACACGCAGCGTATTTTGCCCATGGTACAGCAGGTGTTGGCTGAATCAGGCGTTACGCTGAGCCAATTGGACGCATTGGCTTTTGGCCGGGGTCCGGGCAGTTTCACCGGCGTGCGTATTGGTATCGGCATTGCTCAAGGGTTAGCAATGGGGGCTGAATTGCCAATGATCGGCGTTTCCACGCTGTCCACCATGGCGCAAGGTGCGTTTCGCGTAACCGGAGCCACTCAGGTATTAGCCGCTATTGATGCCCGTATGGGCGAAGTCTACTGGGGACAGTATCAGCGACAAGATAATGGTGTGTGGGTAGGAGAGAGCACCGAAGCCGTGCTAACACCCGATCGCGCGCAGCAAAATATTATGGCGTTAAGTGGTGAGTGGGCACACGTTGGAACCGGTTGGGGGACTTATCCTGATATGGCTTCTGATACCGCCATTCGCTTGATTGACGGCCAGATGTTGCTCCCACAGGCTGAAGATATGTTGCCTCTTGCGCTAGCTGATTTTGCCTTAGGTAAGGTTACCGCGGTCGAAAATGCGCAGCCAACCTATTTACGGAATGAAGTGACATGGAAAAAACTACCGGGGCGTGAATAA
- the fadD gene encoding long-chain-fatty-acid--CoA ligase FadD, producing the protein MEKVWLKRYPADVPAEIDPDQYTSLVEMFEQSVARFADQPAFINMGQVMTFRKLEERSRAFAAYLQNELGLKKGDRVALMMPNLLQYPIALFGVLRAGMVVVNVNPLYTPRELEHQLNDSGASAIVIVSNFAHTLEKVVFNTQVKHVILTRMGDQLSAAKGTLVNFVVKYIKRLVPKYNLPDAISFRSALQRGRRQQYIKPDITNNDLAFLQYTGGTTGVAKGAMLTHRNMQANLIQSRAAYGPLLNEGHELVVTALPLYHIFALTVNCLLFIEMGGCNLMITNPRDIPGMVKELSRYPFTALTGVNTLFNALLNNEDFRELDFSTLRLSVGGGMSVQRSVAEKWEKLTGRHLLEGYGLTECAPLVSGNPYDLKHYSGSIGLPVPSTDVRLVDDNGNEVPHGEAGELQVKGPQVMLGYWQRPEATDEILKDGWLSTGDVVTVDDEGFLRIVDRKKDMILVSGFNVYPNEIEEVVSMHDKVLECAAIGVPNGASGEMVKICVVKKDPSLTRDELIAHCRKHLTGYKVPKKVEFYDELPKSNVGKILRRKLREEQAASQESAA; encoded by the coding sequence TTGGAAAAGGTTTGGCTGAAACGATATCCCGCAGATGTTCCTGCGGAAATCGATCCTGATCAATACACCTCTCTGGTGGAGATGTTCGAGCAGTCGGTGGCGCGTTTTGCTGACCAGCCTGCGTTCATCAACATGGGGCAGGTGATGACCTTCCGTAAGCTTGAAGAGCGCAGCCGTGCATTTGCGGCCTATTTGCAAAATGAATTAGGGCTGAAGAAAGGCGATCGCGTTGCACTGATGATGCCTAACTTGCTGCAATATCCGATTGCGCTGTTTGGCGTGCTCCGTGCAGGGATGGTTGTGGTTAACGTTAACCCGCTGTATACCCCGCGTGAGTTAGAACATCAGCTAAATGACAGCGGCGCGAGCGCGATTGTGATCGTGTCTAACTTTGCGCATACGCTGGAGAAGGTCGTATTCAATACGCAGGTGAAACATGTCATTTTGACCCGCATGGGTGACCAGCTTTCTGCGGCAAAAGGGACGTTAGTTAACTTCGTGGTGAAGTATATTAAACGGCTGGTGCCCAAATATAACTTACCCGATGCGATTTCTTTTCGCTCTGCGTTACAACGTGGGCGACGTCAACAATATATCAAACCTGATATTACCAATAATGACCTCGCATTTCTGCAATACACCGGCGGTACTACCGGCGTTGCGAAAGGCGCGATGCTGACGCATCGGAATATGCAGGCTAATCTGATTCAGTCTCGTGCGGCTTATGGCCCATTGCTGAATGAAGGACATGAGCTGGTGGTTACGGCGCTGCCGCTGTACCACATTTTTGCCTTAACCGTGAACTGCCTGCTGTTTATCGAAATGGGCGGTTGTAATCTGATGATCACCAACCCGCGTGATATTCCTGGCATGGTGAAAGAGCTCAGCCGCTATCCATTTACGGCGTTAACGGGTGTCAACACGTTGTTTAATGCGTTGCTGAATAATGAAGATTTTCGTGAATTAGATTTCTCAACGCTACGTTTGTCGGTAGGCGGTGGGATGTCAGTTCAGCGCTCAGTAGCCGAAAAATGGGAAAAACTCACCGGGCGTCATTTACTGGAAGGATACGGATTGACGGAGTGCGCGCCATTGGTTTCAGGCAATCCCTACGACTTGAAGCATTACAGCGGCAGCATCGGTCTTCCGGTTCCTTCTACCGACGTGCGTTTGGTCGATGATAACGGCAATGAAGTCCCGCACGGTGAGGCAGGGGAGCTGCAGGTGAAAGGGCCGCAGGTGATGCTAGGCTATTGGCAGCGTCCTGAGGCGACCGACGAAATTCTAAAAGATGGTTGGCTATCTACCGGCGATGTTGTCACCGTCGATGATGAGGGCTTCTTGCGGATTGTCGATCGTAAAAAAGATATGATATTAGTATCTGGTTTCAATGTTTATCCGAATGAAATCGAAGAAGTGGTCTCAATGCATGATAAAGTGCTTGAGTGCGCGGCGATCGGAGTTCCGAACGGGGCTTCAGGCGAGATGGTTAAAATCTGCGTTGTGAAGAAAGATCCCTCTCTGACTCGCGATGAGCTGATTGCACACTGTCGTAAACATCTCACGGGCTATAAGGTTCCGAAGAAGGTCGAGTTTTACGATGAGTTGCCAAAGTCTAACGTAGGAAAAATCCTACGCAGAAAATTGCGTGAGGAGCAAGCGGCCTCGCAGGAAAGCGCCGCATAG
- the minE gene encoding cell division topological specificity factor MinE, with translation MALLDFFLSRKKPTANIAKERLQIIVAERRRGDSEPQYLPQLKRDILAVICKYVQIDPEMLTVQFEQKGDDISVLELNVTLPEAEEAAK, from the coding sequence ATGGCATTACTTGATTTCTTCCTGTCGCGCAAAAAGCCGACAGCCAATATAGCCAAGGAACGGCTGCAAATTATTGTCGCGGAGCGACGTCGCGGTGATAGTGAGCCACAATATTTGCCCCAGTTAAAACGAGATATCTTGGCTGTAATCTGCAAATACGTGCAGATAGATCCAGAAATGCTGACGGTACAGTTTGAACAAAAAGGCGATGATATTTCGGTATTAGAGCTTAATGTGACCTTGCCTGAAGCAGAAGAAGCAGCTAAATGA
- a CDS encoding fumarylacetoacetate hydrolase family protein produces MYQHRDWQGALLELPVNKVVCVGSNYGDHIKEMGGMQAPEPVLFLKPETALCDIRQPVAIPKDFGSVHHEIELAILIGTPLKQANEDRVARAIAGYGVALDLTLRDIQAECKKAGRPWEKAKAFDGSCPISGFIPESEFGDPQNAELSLSINGSIRQQGNTRDMITQILPLISYMSRYFTLRAGDIILTGTPQGVGPLISGDMLTLSVNGNSLSTRII; encoded by the coding sequence ATGTATCAACATCGTGATTGGCAGGGTGCCTTACTGGAGCTTCCTGTCAATAAAGTGGTTTGCGTTGGCAGTAACTACGGCGATCACATCAAAGAAATGGGCGGTATGCAGGCACCAGAGCCGGTCTTATTTTTAAAACCGGAAACGGCTCTTTGTGATATTCGTCAGCCTGTTGCTATCCCTAAAGATTTTGGTTCTGTTCATCATGAGATTGAGCTGGCCATTCTGATTGGTACACCTCTGAAGCAGGCTAACGAAGATCGTGTTGCGCGCGCTATCGCAGGTTACGGTGTCGCTTTGGATCTTACGCTGCGTGATATTCAGGCTGAATGCAAAAAAGCAGGACGTCCTTGGGAAAAAGCGAAAGCCTTTGATGGTTCTTGCCCAATTTCTGGATTCATCCCTGAATCTGAGTTTGGTGACCCGCAAAACGCTGAACTAAGCTTAAGTATCAACGGCTCTATTCGCCAGCAGGGCAACACGCGTGACATGATTACGCAGATTCTGCCGCTGATTAGCTATATGAGCCGCTACTTTACTTTGCGTGCGGGCGACATTATTTTGACCGGAACGCCACAGGGTGTGGGTCCTTTGATCTCTGGTGATATGCTAACGCTATCCGTCAATGGTAACTCATTGAGTACCCGCATTATCTAG
- a CDS encoding ATP-dependent DNA helicase — protein MTDDFAPDGILTKAIRGFKPREAQQHMAEAVTKAIQFKEELVVEAGTGTGKTYAYLVPALRSGAKVIISTGSKALQDQLYARDLPTVRDALKFTGKLALLKGRSNYLCLERLEQQSMVGGELASDALSDLMHLRGWSIQTEDGDVSNCHGVSEDSTIWPLVTSTNDNCLGSDCPQYKDCFVVKARRRAMDADIIVVNHHLFLADLVVKETGFGELIPDADVMIFDEAHQLPDIASQYFGQQLTSRQLMDLAKDITIAYRTEVRDTAQLQKCADRLSQSAQDFRLALGDPGYRGNLREALALPEVQRALVLLDDALELCYDVVKMSLGRSALLDAAFERATLYRNRLKRLRDVSIPGYSYWYECNSRHFVMALTPLTVAEKFSEVMKEKPGSWIFTSATLAVNDDVSHFTARLGLNKAKSLLLPSPFDYANQAMLCVPRFLPTPNQRGAARQLARMLRPVIEANEGRCFFLCTSHAMMRDLAEEFRATMTLPVLLQGETSKPRLLAEFVAAGNALLVATSSFWEGVDVRGDTLSCVIIDKLPFTSPDDPLLKARIEDCRIRGGDPFAEVQLPDAVITLKQGVGRLIRDTSDRGVVIICDNRLVMRPYGEVFLNSLPPAPRTRDLNKVITFLKAGSQAAHD, from the coding sequence GTGACAGACGATTTCGCGCCCGATGGCATTCTAACTAAAGCGATACGGGGTTTTAAACCGCGTGAAGCACAACAACATATGGCCGAAGCTGTCACCAAAGCGATTCAATTCAAAGAAGAGTTAGTGGTTGAAGCGGGAACCGGAACGGGAAAAACCTATGCTTATTTGGTTCCCGCCCTGCGTTCTGGCGCAAAGGTGATTATCTCTACCGGTTCTAAAGCGCTACAGGATCAGCTCTATGCCCGCGATTTGCCTACCGTTCGCGATGCGTTAAAGTTCACGGGAAAGTTGGCTTTACTGAAAGGGCGTTCGAACTATTTGTGCCTTGAGCGTTTAGAACAGCAATCTATGGTCGGCGGCGAACTGGCTTCTGATGCGTTATCCGATCTTATGCATCTGCGTGGTTGGTCTATCCAAACGGAAGATGGGGACGTCAGCAACTGCCATGGCGTATCGGAAGATAGTACGATCTGGCCACTCGTCACCAGCACCAATGACAACTGTTTGGGCAGTGACTGTCCACAATATAAAGATTGCTTCGTGGTTAAAGCGCGTCGCCGAGCGATGGATGCTGACATCATCGTGGTTAACCACCATCTATTTTTGGCCGATCTGGTGGTGAAAGAAACTGGATTTGGTGAACTTATCCCAGATGCTGACGTGATGATTTTCGATGAAGCTCATCAGCTACCCGATATTGCCAGCCAATATTTCGGCCAGCAGCTGACCAGCCGCCAACTGATGGATTTGGCCAAAGATATTACGATTGCCTATCGCACTGAAGTCCGTGACACCGCGCAGCTGCAAAAATGCGCTGACAGGCTAAGCCAGAGCGCTCAAGATTTTCGTTTGGCGCTCGGCGATCCCGGTTATCGCGGAAATTTACGTGAGGCTTTAGCATTACCAGAAGTGCAGCGTGCGCTGGTGTTGCTCGATGATGCTTTAGAGCTTTGCTATGACGTGGTGAAAATGTCACTCGGGCGTTCGGCGTTACTTGATGCAGCGTTTGAGCGAGCCACGCTATATCGTAATCGCTTGAAGCGCCTGCGCGATGTGTCGATTCCCGGCTATAGCTACTGGTATGAATGCAACTCACGCCATTTTGTGATGGCGCTGACGCCGCTCACCGTGGCGGAAAAATTCAGTGAAGTAATGAAAGAGAAGCCAGGTTCATGGATCTTTACCTCTGCAACGCTGGCGGTGAACGACGATGTTTCTCATTTCACGGCGCGGCTGGGGTTAAATAAAGCCAAAAGTTTATTACTGCCGAGTCCGTTTGATTACGCCAACCAAGCGATGCTGTGCGTGCCTCGGTTTTTGCCCACGCCGAATCAGCGCGGTGCGGCGCGTCAACTGGCGCGAATGTTGAGGCCGGTGATTGAGGCTAACGAAGGGCGCTGCTTCTTCCTGTGTACCTCACACGCCATGATGCGTGATTTAGCCGAAGAGTTTCGAGCCACGATGACGCTGCCGGTGTTATTACAAGGTGAAACCAGCAAGCCTCGTTTATTGGCAGAGTTCGTTGCTGCCGGTAACGCACTGTTAGTTGCAACCAGCAGTTTTTGGGAAGGCGTGGACGTGCGCGGTGATACATTATCCTGTGTGATTATCGATAAGCTCCCGTTTACCTCACCGGACGATCCGTTGCTCAAAGCGCGAATTGAAGACTGCCGCATTCGCGGCGGCGATCCTTTTGCTGAAGTCCAGTTGCCTGATGCGGTGATTACCCTTAAACAGGGCGTGGGGCGTTTAATTCGTGATACCAGCGATCGTGGCGTGGTGATTATTTGCGATAATCGTTTAGTGATGCGGCCCTATGGCGAGGTTTTCCTGAACAGCCTACCGCCAGCGCCACGCACACGCGATCTCAATAAGGTGATTACGTTTCTTAAAGCCGGTAGTCAAGCAGCGCACGATTAA